TAACAAACACGTGCATTAATATACTTCGAAGGTGTTTGACAtagtttataaattttaaaacatagtttttttttaaatcttataaGCTCTCAAAATTTGTTTGgtaaaaaatatgtaataataaacaataaaaataaaccaGTTTGATAGTTTACATAAGTCGTTTTAAAAAACTTTGGGATACTCTACATTTTTTCAAAAAgatcttatttttatattttacttcttcaaaatatcattatatatcttcttaaatttttattttattgcacttcttaaatatttactttatcactttatttttttatcaaatttaaaatacgaTTGTGTTCTATTTTTTATTACGATATAACAAATAAAAGTGTTAGTATTTTACTGAATAAATTATTaactacaatttttttaatcaacatCTTATCTAAAGatatcaaaaataatattaaatattatttctcaaaaacataattttttctaaatataaaataaatatattttttttaaaatactaaaattataATACTATAAATTGAtggaaataattatatttatatatatatagttaagaTTTCATCActtatgaatttataaaacaatttataaaatataagaatttattaattattttaaataaatttagttaAATATCttcttaatatatattatatgagataaataataatagtaataataatatataaaaccaGATAAAATAGACTCTCGAGTCTTGGTCTAATTGATTGGTCAGTCAAGCAAATGCTAGAATCGATGATTGTCCAATAAATCAGAAACGTAAAACATTTCACGTAAAtttgtaaattaattaaacGAACGGTTGTGATCTGTCCACCAAATCCTAGGGGGGAGTAGTATTCCGCCCCTCAGCCCATACCATGAGTCGGTCCCTGCCGAGGGAAAAAAGCGCCTCCACCATCTTCTTCCTCCTCGTTTTGGGGCTGTTACCTTTTcccgatttatatatatttttaatccaTATCATGAGTCTCACTTACGTTTGTCTCGCAACATCTTATAAGATCGACccgattttttaaaactttgttTTTGATCCACTTTACCATTCTTTGTGGAAACAATCTTTCTTGATCACTCGTCATCATATTGATTTTCTTGAAGTAAATATTGTTCATAAGATTATTTTAGTTGCTAAAAAGATTCAATCTTTTTTGTGGGCATGTCAGCAAGAAATTCTCCTTACACTACCCCTAAGCCATGCCAACACCTGGTGGATTACAAGCTGAAATATGGCTCAAGGAACTATAGTTTGGTACAAGATTTATTCAAGTTTACCAAGTGTGGCAGAACACTGATGGATAAATCCAAATCAGATGTGCCCAAATGTAAAGTTTGCTCTGGTTGTCATGGAAGATTCTTTATGTGTTTGATCTGTTCCTCAATGACATGCTGTGCAGATCCTGAATCAAATCATGCCCTTTTGCATAGTGAATCTAATGGTGGCCATGAGGTTGCTGTGGAGTTGGAAAGGGCTGAACTGTATTGTTTTGTGTGCTGTGATCAGGTGTACGATCCTGAATTTGATAAGGCTGTGGTGATTAAACAGATGATGAGGTTTGCAAGAAGTCAAATTGAGGTTGTGGAGAGTGTTGATTTGAGTTTGAGTAAAAGGAAAAGATTGGATTTGGTGGCTGATTTGGATTTAAAAAGTGTGAAAAGATTGGCGTCGAAGAGAAAACAAAGCTCCAAATCTTGTTTCCCATTGGGATTGCGAGGTCTGAATAACCTTGGAAATACATGTTTTATGAATTCGGTGTTGCAGGCATTGCTTCACGCGCCGCCATTGAGGAATTACTTTCTCAATGATAGGCATAACAGCCAGAGCTGCAGAAGAAGTTCAGTGAACCAATTGTGCCTGCCTTGTGATATTGATGCCATTTTTTGTGCTGCTTTTTCGGGTGATCGGACTCCTTTCAGTCCGGCTAAGTTTCTTTATAGGTCTGTTAGTGTCGTTGATTTATGTCTTACATTGTAGGATTCTTGGTTGTTGTCCAGTCATGATTCAATTGACTATGGTGTAGAACCATGTGAACTGTCTCTTTCTGAGTGTGCAAAGCATTTTGATTCAACGCGTTTCTTGCTACATACACCTGTTATCTGTATTCTCCATTTCTCCTGTAAGGATTCTGAAAGATGCTACATGCATTAATAAGAATTGCTTTTGATGAATGGTCCttcaaatcatattttatttacatcTCTGACATATTGATATCTGAGCAAGTTTAATTTGGAGCAGCGCACTGTAATATACTTTCATGTCCTTTCTTATAATGAATGATGCTTGTGCTTAAAGATTGTTTTCTGTAATTGATTGGAGTGGAAATTTTGTTCACTTGTAGCTGGTGGCAGCACTCAGAAAACCAAGCTTGCTATGAGCAGCAAGACGCACACGAATTCTTTATTTCAATGCTTGAAAGAATCCATGAGAAATTAGGGAGAACTAATCTGGAGAACGAAGGTGACTAAATAACAATTTTTGGGACTGTGTTCTTTATAGTTGTCCAATGATAATTGAGTTCTGGTTAAAAACGTTTGATCGGCTATTTGGCCTGCCTGAGTTGGTGGCTATTTGCAGTGAGATAGAAGTAGGGATCTCCCATGATTTGACCACAAATACACACATACACAGGGATTCATGAGTAGTTTGTAAAAGTATAGAGGGATTGTATTTAAGCCACCACGGCTTTATGCAGTTACAAATGCAATGTTTTGTCCCCATTTATTATGCTTATTTGATCGGAAATAATTCTTGTGTTTGCCCAGAAAATGTGGATTGCCAGTGTATTGCTCATCGGGTTTTCTCTGGGATATTGAGGTCCGATGTCACTTGTACATCCTGTGGCTTTACATCCTCAACTTATGATCCATGTGTGGACATATCTCTGGAGTTGAACGTGAGCACCTCTTATGCAACCGATCTCGCTAGTAAGCCAGGCAAGCCAAACAAGACCACTGTGTTGTCCACTCTCGCCGGATGCTTGGACCTTTTTACAAGACTGGAGAAGTTGGGATCAGACCAGAAACTGTTCTGTGAAAATTGTAACGAAAAGCAGGATGCAATGAAGCAAATGTCCATAAAAAAGCTCCCACTGGTTTTGTGCTTGCATATTAAGCGATTTACCCACTCTCATATTCAGAAAACGTCAAGAAAAATTGACCACCATTTGCACTTCCCTTTCTCCTTTGATATGAAGCCATATCTATCATCTTCTATCGTCAAACAAAGATTTGGCAATAGAATCTTTCCTTTTGAGGGCGATGAGTCCGACATCTCTAccgagtttgagatttttgctGTTGTTACTCATTCAGGGATGTTGGAATCTGGCCATTTCATAGCTTATTTACGTCTGAAAAATCAGTGGTATAAATGTGATGATGCTTGGATAACAGAGGTGGATGAAGGAACCGTTAAAGCATCACAATGCTACTTGATTTTCTACGTACAAAAAGGTCTATACCACAGAGGGAGCGAGGATCTGAGCTGCCAACCCCTGTCGCCACTGACCGACCCTTTGTTTCCTATTGCTGGCTGTTGCTAGGCGAGGTATCCATAAAAGAAATCTCTCGTAATGGCATATGCTTTGAATGATTTTTGTTGATGGCACAAGCACCCGTAGCTTCGTTCTAGTAGGCAAAGCTTTGAATGGCCGTTCCACAAGGTGCATTTCCAAGATCACTGCCCTCCATCGGTAGTATCTTTTAATGATTCTTGCGGCTAAATTCAGTTGTCATTGCAGTTGAGAGTAAATTATTTTCCAGGCGCTGATATTTGTTTGACTTGGAATAGGGTTGTTTCTTGATTGTGAAATGGCAACCAAATATTCCTTTTTCAATTCTTGGGGAAACCATAATCATAAATTTGCTGAAAATTTGGCTTTGTTTATTTTACTTTTGGATATTTGGATGGAGATTAATACATTATAGATGTTAATTCCATTTTAATTTCTTTAAGCAATAATACTGTAGTATATGGTGAAACACTTGATCGTTTTATACTAGGAATTAGTTTAACCAATAAGGAGGATAGTTTTGCTGGAATATGAAGCGAAAACACATGGGATTAGGTAGGTATACAAATTGCTACCGAAAAATGAAAACTTGATTTCTGtttattttaattcaagtttaaGCTCGTTTcgaaattcgaaaattttaaatttttttgtttggtttATATGCACCCACAATTTTAAGATGTAATATAAACcacataatataaaaatatttctaatttaaaattcacTCATTTTTAATACACGTCCATAATTTGGTATGGATTTCTATGATAGTATTACTTCTAAATAAGAAATATGACCAACTTTGATCAAAAAgtaagacaaaaatttgtgtgagatggtctcacagatcgtattttgtgagacagatatcttatttaggtcatccatgaaaaaatattactttttatgctaagaatattactttttattgtgaatatcgataagactgacccatctcacagataaagattcgtgagatcgtctcacaagagacctactcaaagaGTAAATGAGTAACGGTGATGtgcaattaaatattttagagaatttgattgattaattttggATCTTAGATTTGGATATATTGACAGAATAATCTTTCTAAATCAGAAGTTCtctatattttgtataatatcATAACTATTTTTAACCTCaatgagaaataaaattttaagaagAGATAATTTTCTTAACATCAAATAGCCAacgaaattaatattttatgattcaatcagcaatacaataaaatattagaCGATATCATGAATCTATATCTATTAGATAAGTTCTGATTTAtgtttacaaaattaattaatatttttgatattaaaagtaataattttttatggat
The Primulina huaijiensis isolate GDHJ02 unplaced genomic scaffold, ASM1229523v2 scaffold5453, whole genome shotgun sequence genome window above contains:
- the LOC140970289 gene encoding ubiquitin C-terminal hydrolase 22-like, which produces MSARNSPYTTPKPCQHLVDYKLKYGSRNYSLVQDLFKFTKCGRTLMDKSKSDVPKCKVCSGCHGRFFMCLICSSMTCCADPESNHALLHSESNGGHEVAVELERAELYCFVCCDQVYDPEFDKAVVIKQMMRFARSQIEVVESVDLSLSKRKRLDLVADLDLKSVKRLASKRKQSSKSCFPLGLRGLNNLGNTCFMNSVLQALLHAPPLRNYFLNDRHNSQSCRRSSVNQLCLPCDIDAIFCAAFSGDRTPFSPAKFLYSWWQHSENQACYEQQDAHEFFISMLERIHEKLGRTNLENEENVDCQCIAHRVFSGILRSDVTCTSCGFTSSTYDPCVDISLELNVSTSYATDLASKPGKPNKTTVLSTLAGCLDLFTRLEKLGSDQKLFCENCNEKQDAMKQMSIKKLPLVLCLHIKRFTHSHIQKTSRKIDHHLHFPFSFDMKPYLSSSIVKQRFGNRIFPFEGDESDISTEFEIFAVVTHSGMLESGHFIAYLRLKNQWYKCDDAWITEVDEGTVKASQCYLIFYVQKGLYHRGSEDLSCQPLSPLTDPLFPIAGCC